A DNA window from Methanobacterium sp. contains the following coding sequences:
- a CDS encoding trypsin-like peptidase domain-containing protein — translation MILPESKNKLLNLFKIFLLIIIVIGFSGIGCAQAVAGSSLNTANIASTTVSVEQGFSGTVTIKDPMFNVTSNVTVNYQPYSYGSGFIINKNGYIITAFHVLSDSRALESKNQLKQMNSSDIKWYVEEAGLLYYLKNKNPILAYQLFKNVPKTQNDRRKALERATNDFIKKGLISSNSYRSEIYVKGNALHNVNTSNSLKASLIGSGNTANGEDIALLKVNTSGVNLPISGISLSHKMNEKVVIYGYPVNKKSSTPSSSSGNLKAMAPNPQGTIYYVTNALTGEGYSGGPVVNSQKKVIGVLGYGILDEKSKKIAGSLFLSSSYIQKICKKYGVTLN, via the coding sequence ATGATTCTCCCTGAATCAAAAAACAAATTATTAAATCTATTTAAAATATTTTTACTGATCATTATTGTTATCGGATTTTCAGGAATTGGATGTGCACAGGCAGTTGCTGGAAGCTCTTTAAACACTGCAAATATTGCAAGTACAACTGTCAGCGTTGAACAGGGATTTTCAGGCACAGTTACAATTAAAGACCCTATGTTTAATGTAACATCAAATGTAACAGTCAACTACCAGCCCTACAGCTACGGGTCAGGTTTTATTATAAATAAAAACGGCTATATTATAACTGCATTTCACGTTTTAAGTGATTCCAGAGCATTAGAAAGCAAAAATCAGCTTAAACAAATGAATTCTAGTGATATAAAGTGGTATGTTGAAGAGGCAGGTTTATTGTACTATTTAAAAAATAAAAATCCAATACTTGCTTACCAATTGTTTAAAAATGTGCCCAAAACTCAAAATGACCGCAGGAAAGCCTTAGAACGTGCTACAAATGATTTCATTAAAAAAGGGTTGATATCTTCAAACTCTTATAGAAGTGAGATTTATGTCAAAGGAAACGCATTGCACAACGTCAATACCAGTAATTCACTAAAAGCCAGTTTGATAGGTTCTGGAAATACCGCAAATGGTGAAGATATAGCACTTCTAAAAGTAAATACCAGTGGTGTGAATCTGCCCATTTCAGGTATTAGTTTAAGCCACAAAATGAATGAAAAAGTTGTCATATACGGCTATCCGGTAAATAAAAAAAGCAGCACTCCATCAAGCTCATCAGGTAATTTAAAGGCAATGGCACCTAACCCCCAAGGCACTATATATTACGTAACAAACGCCCTTACAGGTGAAGGTTACAGTGGAGGTCCTGTTGTTAACAGCCAGAAAAAGGTGATAGGCGTTTTAGGTTACGGTATTTTGGATGAAAAATCTAAAAAGATTGCAGGCAGTCTTTTCCTATCCTCAAGTTACATCCAGAAAATATGTAAAAAATATGGAGTTACATTAAATTAA
- a CDS encoding DUF488 family protein produces MFKIKSIYEPADKEDGFRILVDKTWPEGLSKEDTKVDLWLKEIAPTKDTDKWITENTVDFEGFKEEYRRELRKKKTLISIIRNFEKENGTVTLLYSKRDPECNCAAVLKDKLNGYRTVSRSVGRLHGG; encoded by the coding sequence ATGTTCAAAATTAAAAGTATTTACGAACCTGCAGATAAAGAAGATGGATTTAGAATTTTAGTAGATAAAACATGGCCTGAAGGATTATCAAAAGAAGATACAAAGGTAGATTTATGGCTTAAAGAAATTGCCCCTACAAAAGATACAGATAAATGGATCACAGAGAACACTGTAGATTTTGAAGGGTTTAAAGAGGAATATCGCAGGGAACTGCGAAAGAAAAAGACACTTATTTCTATTATCCGGAACTTTGAAAAAGAAAATGGAACTGTTACTTTGTTATATTCTAAACGCGACCCTGAATGTAATTGCGCAGCGGTTTTGAAAGATAAACTTAATGGATACAGGACAGTCAGCAGGTCTGTAGGCAGGCTTCATGGAGGGTGA
- a CDS encoding trypsin-like peptidase domain-containing protein, producing MICPRCGFKNAACANFCEKCNDRLKKSSILSKNFLPSFDFKNKTSILLKALMLIVAAVGIFAMVNVHPVSANSLSHNSHVSAVQNGTVYIESGFSGVVTVKNPITHKKVNVTVNYQPYSTGSGSIVTKNGYIITAFHVVSDSNTLNNENILKKMNSNDVKWYVEEIGLINYIRNDPQLSSKFLKNTSNPDPEKAMGDVTSKFIKNGWISTKIYKSSIYVKGLGLKGSGSNNSLKAHLVDVGDSNKDQDIALLKVDPGKSKKLPALTVSAKNPKIGGKIYIYGYPGKKMESKLKANNKTKYSASKPSNYTPFVSSGHLIAKKPNAQGTIYYRTSAVTAEGYSGGPVVNSANRVTGVLVYGIGTKKNPEKIVASLYLSSKYIKKICNKNKVPITVA from the coding sequence GTGATTTGCCCAAGATGTGGCTTTAAAAATGCCGCATGCGCAAATTTTTGCGAAAAATGTAATGACCGACTTAAAAAGTCAAGTATTTTATCTAAAAATTTTTTACCATCATTTGATTTTAAAAACAAAACATCAATATTACTCAAAGCATTGATGCTTATAGTTGCAGCAGTTGGAATTTTTGCAATGGTTAATGTCCACCCTGTTTCTGCAAACTCGTTATCTCATAACTCACACGTAAGTGCTGTTCAAAATGGAACCGTTTATATTGAAAGCGGTTTTTCAGGAGTAGTTACCGTTAAAAATCCCATTACTCATAAGAAAGTAAATGTGACAGTTAATTATCAGCCATACAGTACTGGATCAGGGTCAATTGTAACTAAAAATGGTTATATCATAACTGCATTTCATGTCGTAAGTGATTCTAATACGTTAAACAATGAAAATATACTTAAAAAAATGAATTCTAACGATGTAAAATGGTATGTAGAAGAGATAGGTTTAATAAATTATATAAGAAATGATCCCCAATTAAGCTCTAAATTCCTCAAAAATACATCTAACCCGGATCCTGAAAAAGCTATGGGAGATGTTACATCTAAATTCATTAAAAATGGATGGATATCTACAAAAATATATAAATCAAGCATTTATGTTAAAGGTCTTGGATTAAAAGGCAGCGGAAGCAACAATTCTCTAAAAGCACATTTAGTTGACGTAGGAGATAGTAACAAAGACCAGGATATAGCTCTTCTAAAAGTCGACCCTGGTAAAAGCAAGAAATTACCGGCATTAACAGTCAGTGCAAAGAATCCAAAAATAGGCGGAAAAATTTATATATATGGATATCCTGGTAAAAAAATGGAATCAAAACTAAAAGCGAATAATAAAACCAAGTATTCAGCTTCAAAACCATCAAATTATACTCCATTTGTATCATCAGGTCATTTAATAGCTAAAAAGCCTAATGCTCAAGGTACAATTTATTATAGAACAAGTGCAGTTACAGCTGAAGGTTACAGCGGAGGACCAGTTGTTAACAGTGCAAATAGAGTAACAGGTGTACTAGTTTATGGAATTGGAACCAAAAAAAATCCTGAAAAAATAGTAGCTAGCCTTTACTTATCTTCAAAATACATTAAAAAAATATGTAATAAAAATAAAGTACCAATTACAGTAGCTTAA
- a CDS encoding EFR1 family ferrodoxin (N-terminal region resembles flavodoxins. C-terminal ferrodoxin region binds two 4Fe-4S clusters.), with the protein MDLKTIDFYFFSGTGNTLLVVKKMRDTFEKNGITVNLHKIEESNPDKVNLEHMIGLAFPVAVFSTYPLVWDFIESLPRAGGTKIFMVDTLGGTSGGIVGPLRKIVSEKGYNPVGAMEIQMPSNIFFIRDEKTNKNKVQKGLQVAEEYALDLVNEKAEWGRVPILSDAVNLFSRGTLKLTGIDLHQKLLLFKVNKEKCNKCGICVGLCPTKNIKIDSGNYPDHGLNCQYCLRCTSLCPKHAIPCSFNYKGKTYSAVKAKEFLKIRNL; encoded by the coding sequence ATGGATTTAAAAACAATAGACTTTTATTTTTTCTCAGGGACAGGAAATACTCTGCTTGTAGTAAAGAAGATGCGCGATACATTCGAAAAAAACGGCATAACTGTAAATTTACACAAAATCGAAGAATCAAATCCGGATAAGGTTAATTTGGAGCATATGATAGGACTAGCATTTCCTGTGGCAGTATTTTCAACTTATCCTTTAGTCTGGGATTTTATAGAGTCGTTGCCCCGTGCAGGTGGTACCAAAATTTTCATGGTTGACACCCTGGGAGGTACTTCTGGAGGAATTGTTGGTCCACTTCGAAAGATTGTCTCAGAGAAGGGTTACAATCCAGTTGGGGCCATGGAAATCCAGATGCCTTCCAATATATTTTTTATACGGGATGAAAAAACAAACAAAAATAAAGTTCAAAAGGGACTCCAAGTAGCTGAAGAATATGCATTAGATCTTGTAAATGAAAAGGCTGAATGGGGACGTGTTCCAATTTTATCCGATGCTGTGAACTTATTTTCAAGGGGTACTTTGAAGCTAACTGGAATTGATTTACACCAGAAATTACTCCTTTTTAAGGTGAATAAGGAAAAATGCAATAAATGTGGAATATGCGTTGGTCTGTGCCCAACTAAAAATATCAAGATAGACAGCGGGAACTACCCTGATCATGGCTTAAACTGTCAATACTGTTTAAGATGTACTTCTCTCTGCCCTAAACATGCTATTCCATGCAGTTTTAATTATAAAGGGAAAACATACAGTGCTGTTAAGGCAAAAGAATTTTTGAAGATAAGGAATCTTTAA
- a CDS encoding 4Fe-4S binding protein, translating to MKDIKQKIRKTTLLISFLLFPVTMFYFSPFLIIWGASFGIITGSFITFTVLFILSLFFGRAFCGWACPTGGAQEYCFSINDGKTRGGKYNWIKYFLFVPWLAIITIMALLAGGLTKIDPFFMTASGVSISEPFMYIIYYGVLLSTIAVSLIAGKRASCHYFCFIAPFMIIGTKIKNFFRWPSLHIKTDKELCTECRLCRNCPMSLDVQQKVKDGDMHDFECILCGQCVDSCPKGAIKYAFGRPEK from the coding sequence ATGAAAGATATAAAACAGAAAATTAGAAAAACAACGTTGTTAATTTCATTTTTACTTTTCCCAGTTACCATGTTTTACTTTTCACCCTTTTTGATAATATGGGGAGCTTCCTTTGGGATAATTACAGGCAGCTTTATAACTTTCACTGTTCTGTTCATTTTATCACTGTTCTTTGGTAGAGCATTCTGCGGATGGGCCTGTCCAACTGGAGGAGCTCAGGAATACTGCTTCTCAATAAATGATGGAAAAACAAGGGGTGGAAAATATAACTGGATTAAATATTTCCTCTTTGTGCCATGGCTGGCTATTATTACAATAATGGCTTTATTAGCAGGTGGTTTAACTAAAATTGATCCTTTCTTCATGACTGCCAGTGGAGTTTCTATTTCAGAACCATTTATGTACATTATTTACTATGGTGTGCTGCTATCAACAATTGCAGTCTCACTAATAGCTGGTAAAAGGGCCAGTTGTCATTATTTCTGCTTTATAGCCCCATTTATGATTATTGGGACAAAAATAAAGAATTTTTTTAGATGGCCTTCCCTTCACATTAAAACTGATAAAGAGCTTTGCACGGAATGCAGGCTCTGTAGAAACTGTCCGATGAGTCTTGATGTGCAGCAAAAAGTGAAAGATGGAGATATGCATGATTTTGAATGCATTTTATGCGGCCAATGTGTTGATTCCTGTCCAAAGGGAGCAATAAAATATGCTTTTGGCAGGCCGGAGAAATAA
- a CDS encoding TetR/AcrR family transcriptional regulator, which yields MTKKESKEKRINDITDAAMEIFLKKGYENTTMESIAKKAGISKGGLYHHFKSKDMILIFVNQKISKKLEEIGHASMEMPSVKEGLLFYMENYLKYWLEHPVETTFLFLSITKILDNSELLKYYQQFTGDYIKYLEEAFKMGVEAGEFIPHDTMTSAVTLAAALDGIICYMFLDEQLNLEEVVKRFEEKFIKPIEKGV from the coding sequence ATGACTAAAAAAGAATCCAAAGAAAAACGTATCAATGATATTACTGATGCTGCTATGGAAATTTTCCTAAAAAAAGGTTATGAAAACACTACAATGGAATCAATTGCTAAAAAAGCAGGTATAAGTAAAGGCGGATTGTATCACCACTTTAAAAGCAAGGATATGATATTGATATTTGTTAATCAAAAGATAAGCAAAAAATTAGAAGAAATAGGACATGCCTCCATGGAAATGCCATCAGTTAAAGAGGGACTGCTTTTTTATATGGAAAATTATCTCAAGTACTGGTTAGAACACCCTGTAGAAACTACTTTTCTCTTCCTGTCTATTACTAAAATTTTAGACAATTCTGAGCTTTTAAAGTATTATCAGCAGTTTACTGGAGATTATATAAAATATCTGGAAGAAGCTTTTAAGATGGGAGTTGAAGCAGGTGAATTTATTCCACATGATACCATGACAAGTGCAGTTACCTTGGCAGCAGCACTAGATGGAATTATATGCTACATGTTCCTCGATGAGCAGCTGAATCTTGAGGAAGTGGTAAAACGATTTGAAGAAAAATTTATAAAACCAATTGAAAAAGGAGTATAA
- a CDS encoding histidine kinase dimerization/phosphoacceptor domain -containing protein → MNVEYRVTSFLEDIEGWKFVLNSLPDLIAILNHKYEIIWANTAMAECLNTSLDSCLGVKCFEAIHGTKLPVDNCPHAKMMMDNRGHTEEVYEPNLGGYFMVTAAPIKDKSGNTLGSVHIARDITERKIMEDKIKTSLQEKEMLIRETYHRVKNNLMVISSLLDLQARYIEDIETQNIFRDSQNRARSMALIHEKLYQTTDLKWINFANYIKKLSMELFETYSGQSSIIKINFDLEDHELDTETSIPLGLIVNELISNGLKHAFPDGRNGTIKIKFYKDGGKYVLIISDNGIGFPEELDYKKSDSLGLRIVNSLVDQIHGEIDMDRTYGTKFTIKFP, encoded by the coding sequence ATGAATGTAGAATACAGAGTAACATCTTTTTTAGAAGATATTGAAGGGTGGAAGTTTGTATTAAACTCCTTACCTGATCTTATAGCTATTTTAAACCATAAATATGAGATTATATGGGCGAACACTGCTATGGCAGAGTGTTTAAATACTTCGCTAGATTCATGTTTGGGAGTTAAATGTTTTGAGGCAATTCATGGTACTAAATTGCCTGTTGATAACTGTCCCCATGCGAAAATGATGATGGATAATAGAGGGCATACTGAAGAAGTGTATGAACCTAATTTGGGCGGATATTTTATGGTTACGGCTGCTCCTATAAAGGATAAATCTGGAAACACGCTGGGGAGCGTGCACATAGCACGTGATATCACAGAACGTAAAATAATGGAAGATAAAATTAAAACTTCCCTTCAAGAGAAGGAAATGTTAATTAGAGAGACATATCACAGGGTAAAAAATAATTTAATGGTTATATCAAGCCTTCTTGATTTACAGGCAAGGTATATTGAAGATATAGAAACACAGAATATTTTCAGGGACAGTCAAAATCGTGCAAGATCTATGGCGTTAATTCATGAAAAACTGTACCAGACAACTGACCTTAAATGGATTAACTTTGCAAATTACATCAAAAAATTATCTATGGAACTCTTCGAAACGTATTCTGGACAATCTAGTATTATAAAAATTAATTTTGATTTAGAAGATCATGAACTGGATACTGAAACATCAATTCCATTAGGGCTTATAGTCAATGAACTTATATCAAACGGCCTGAAACATGCATTTCCTGACGGCAGAAATGGTACTATCAAAATAAAGTTCTACAAAGATGGTGGAAAATATGTATTGATAATATCTGACAATGGAATCGGATTTCCAGAAGAGTTAGATTACAAAAAATCAGATTCTTTAGGTTTAAGAATTGTAAATAGTCTGGTAGATCAGATACATGGTGAAATAGATATGGATAGAACTTATGGGACAAAATTCACCATAAAATTTCCATAA
- a CDS encoding MJ1255/VC2487 family glycosyltransferase, translated as MLSIIIPTYNEECYLPKLLQSIKDQNFKDYEIIVADAKSTDKTREIAESFGCKVVDGGSPAVGRNKGGEVAEGEYLLFLDSDAILTEGYLESALNEFTENDLDIGITQLVPISDSKKDKILHDFANFFMKLVESIKPHGAGCYGILTKKDIHEEAEGFNECLDFGEDSDYIERIGKIHSFKVLREPKLLISTRRLEKEGLKSLALIYAKSTLYDFMGKKITAGELNYTFGHSKEKKKKILYSVCGEGMGHAIRSSVMIKHLLKENDVVIFAGGRAFSYLSEKFNDVYYIEGPNTVYSGNNAQYKSTFFSVVKDLPKSLKFNIKLLYNIARAFKPDIIVSDFEAFSNILSKLLGIPLISLDNIHVITQCKLDLPERYLSEKIVAGGVIRLFINRPKCYLITTFFYPEIKNKEKVELFPPVLREEILNLNPVNGNHVLVYQTSDSNLELISTLKSINEEFVIYGFNMEKEDGNLHFRKFNENQFFKDFESCKAVVSNGGFTLISESMYLKKPIFCIPVKKQPEQTVNAMYIEKLGYGEFHELLTKENFENFLDKLDVYRESLSSFKHDRNQEIFQALNDAIEKYSKEYSQATYKIVNLIESRENAK; from the coding sequence ATGCTTAGTATAATAATCCCAACATACAATGAGGAGTGTTATCTCCCTAAATTACTTCAAAGTATAAAAGATCAAAATTTCAAAGATTATGAAATTATTGTAGCGGACGCTAAATCCACTGATAAAACAAGAGAAATAGCAGAATCGTTCGGATGTAAAGTTGTAGATGGTGGATCTCCTGCTGTGGGCCGAAATAAGGGGGGTGAAGTAGCAGAAGGGGAATATTTATTATTCCTGGATTCTGATGCGATATTAACTGAAGGATATCTAGAATCTGCATTAAATGAATTTACTGAAAATGATCTTGATATAGGTATAACCCAATTAGTTCCAATTAGTGATAGTAAGAAAGATAAAATATTACATGACTTTGCGAACTTCTTTATGAAACTTGTGGAGTCAATAAAGCCCCATGGTGCAGGCTGTTATGGAATTTTAACCAAGAAAGATATCCATGAGGAAGCAGAAGGATTTAATGAATGCCTTGATTTTGGAGAAGACAGTGATTATATAGAACGGATAGGGAAAATACACTCTTTTAAGGTGCTAAGAGAGCCTAAACTCCTTATATCTACAAGAAGACTTGAAAAAGAAGGGCTTAAAAGTCTGGCGTTAATTTATGCAAAGAGTACCCTGTACGACTTCATGGGCAAGAAAATTACAGCTGGTGAATTAAACTACACCTTTGGACATTCCAAAGAAAAGAAAAAGAAGATACTTTATTCTGTATGTGGGGAAGGAATGGGCCATGCTATCCGAAGTTCAGTAATGATTAAACACCTGTTAAAGGAAAATGATGTGGTTATTTTTGCTGGAGGTAGAGCATTTAGCTATCTTTCAGAAAAATTCAATGATGTATATTATATAGAAGGGCCTAACACTGTTTACAGTGGAAATAATGCACAGTATAAATCTACATTCTTTTCTGTAGTTAAAGACCTTCCAAAAAGTTTGAAATTTAATATTAAACTGCTTTATAATATTGCCAGGGCATTTAAACCGGATATTATAGTTTCTGATTTTGAGGCATTCTCCAACATTTTAAGTAAACTACTCGGAATACCTCTTATTAGTCTTGATAATATACATGTTATTACTCAGTGCAAATTAGACCTCCCTGAACGGTATTTAAGTGAAAAGATAGTAGCTGGAGGAGTCATACGTTTATTTATAAACAGGCCTAAATGTTATTTAATTACAACATTTTTCTATCCTGAAATTAAAAATAAGGAGAAAGTAGAGTTATTCCCTCCTGTGCTTAGGGAAGAAATTTTAAATCTTAACCCTGTAAATGGTAACCATGTACTTGTTTATCAAACAAGTGATTCCAATTTAGAGCTTATTTCTACATTAAAATCTATTAATGAAGAATTTGTAATTTATGGTTTTAACATGGAAAAAGAGGATGGAAATCTTCACTTCCGTAAATTTAATGAAAATCAGTTCTTCAAAGACTTTGAATCGTGCAAAGCAGTGGTTTCTAACGGAGGATTTACTTTGATAAGTGAATCAATGTATCTTAAAAAACCAATATTTTGTATTCCTGTAAAGAAACAGCCGGAACAGACTGTTAATGCGATGTATATCGAAAAACTGGGCTATGGTGAATTCCATGAATTATTAACTAAAGAAAACTTTGAAAATTTCCTGGATAAATTAGATGTATACCGTGAATCACTTAGTTCATTTAAACACGATAGAAATCAGGAAATTTTCCAGGCTTTAAATGATGCAATTGAAAAATATTCTAAGGAGTATTCGCAAGCTACCTACAAAATCGTTAATTTAATAGAATCAAGAGAAAACGCAAAATAA
- a CDS encoding DUF2098 domain-containing protein: MEVSDFCGKPIMKGSYVIYNGTGTIGKVVDIKTENEATWAKLEDTDLWYKSNYLQAIEKIEKNGLKKESREDIKEKLKNRKKLVDEDIDMSSELCDGGG; encoded by the coding sequence ATGGAAGTTTCAGATTTCTGCGGTAAACCTATAATGAAAGGTTCCTATGTTATATATAATGGAACTGGTACAATTGGTAAAGTTGTTGACATTAAAACTGAAAATGAAGCTACCTGGGCAAAATTAGAAGATACAGATCTCTGGTATAAAAGCAATTATTTGCAGGCCATTGAAAAAATAGAAAAAAATGGACTTAAAAAAGAATCCAGAGAAGACATCAAAGAAAAACTTAAAAACAGGAAGAAGCTTGTTGATGAAGATATTGATATGAGCTCAGAACTCTGTGACGGTGGAGGATAG
- a CDS encoding PRC-barrel domain-containing protein: MKVSELMGRKVLDKNAMEIGKVSDVDLMPKEGVIDTITISTGEVWVRNRTFEIKPRDIQQVGDYLILNLEEAEIEGIFEEEEEKAPEKTRLTLTKED; encoded by the coding sequence ATGAAAGTAAGCGAGTTAATGGGTAGAAAAGTCCTTGATAAAAATGCAATGGAAATTGGAAAAGTATCTGATGTTGATTTGATGCCAAAAGAAGGTGTTATAGACACAATCACAATATCTACTGGTGAAGTGTGGGTTAGAAATAGAACTTTTGAAATTAAACCCCGTGACATTCAACAGGTAGGGGACTATCTAATCTTAAATCTTGAAGAAGCTGAAATAGAAGGAATATTTGAAGAAGAAGAGGAAAAAGCTCCTGAAAAGACAAGATTAACTCTTACTAAAGAGGACTGA
- a CDS encoding CBS domain-containing protein — protein sequence MKSSFKIFSAFGIPVELHISFLLLMLFIYVIAFLGIISVYIAFLITLLFVTVVVHELSHSYVAKRYGVKVGKIVLLPIGGVSAMEEIPKDPDQELKIAAAGPLANILIALACFIGLLIIGGVGSLTFNSFFISNTPSVDLSLFLANFLGVNLVLGLFNLLPAFPMDGGRVLRAFFAKRMSYTKATKAAASVGKQFAILMVILGIFFNFILILIAIFIYLGADQEYKNVMISSKLEGIKVRDIMTKDVNTLTPDTSVSEALNTMFKQRHMGYPVKDHGELVGIVTFDDISKIPENQRDTLIGNIMTKKLILANPEEPAMNTLEKITKNNIGRLPVIENGNLVGIISKTDIMRVLEVLDTKPPE from the coding sequence ATGAAGTCTTCATTTAAAATATTCAGCGCCTTTGGAATCCCTGTGGAACTGCACATTTCATTTTTATTATTAATGCTTTTTATATATGTTATAGCCTTTTTAGGAATAATATCTGTGTATATCGCGTTTCTAATCACATTACTATTTGTAACAGTTGTTGTACATGAATTAAGCCATTCTTATGTGGCAAAGAGATATGGAGTTAAAGTAGGTAAAATAGTTCTCTTACCCATTGGCGGTGTATCTGCAATGGAAGAGATTCCTAAGGATCCAGATCAAGAACTTAAAATAGCTGCTGCTGGGCCACTTGCCAATATTTTAATAGCATTAGCTTGTTTTATAGGCCTGTTAATTATTGGCGGCGTGGGTTCTTTAACTTTTAACTCATTCTTTATTTCTAACACTCCATCAGTAGATTTATCTCTGTTTCTTGCTAACTTCTTAGGAGTTAATCTTGTACTTGGACTTTTTAATCTTCTTCCTGCTTTCCCCATGGATGGGGGAAGAGTACTAAGAGCTTTTTTTGCAAAAAGAATGAGTTATACCAAAGCAACTAAAGCTGCTGCTTCAGTAGGAAAACAGTTCGCTATCTTAATGGTTATATTAGGTATATTTTTTAATTTTATTTTGATATTGATAGCGATATTCATTTACTTAGGTGCAGACCAAGAATATAAAAATGTCATGATTTCATCAAAGCTTGAGGGAATCAAAGTTAGAGATATCATGACTAAAGATGTAAATACATTAACTCCAGATACCTCGGTTTCAGAGGCATTAAATACCATGTTCAAACAAAGACACATGGGCTATCCTGTAAAAGATCATGGTGAGCTTGTTGGTATCGTTACTTTCGATGACATTTCTAAGATACCTGAAAATCAGAGGGATACACTTATTGGAAATATAATGACTAAAAAACTTATTTTAGCAAACCCTGAAGAGCCTGCAATGAATACCCTAGAAAAAATTACTAAAAACAATATTGGAAGACTTCCAGTTATTGAAAATGGAAATTTAGTCGGAATAATCTCTAAAACAGATATAATGAGGGTTTTAGAAGTATTAGATACTAAACCCCCTGAATAA